TGGAGTGTCAACTGGATAGAACAACTTAACAGGAACGGGTGGGTCTTCTAGCACTTCTATATTACCGTTGATCTTAAGGGCATTTCTCAACGAGTATCTTGACACTTGTGTCATTCTTAACACCATCATCGTCAAGTTATTAGTGTGCAAAAGCATATGCACCCAAGCAATAGCAATACCAGCAGGACCTAAAATAACCGATAGTCCTAAGTAAATTGGGAAAATGGTCAGGAAGTAAACAACTGTGATGAGAAGATACGATACAATATAGAATAAAAAGGTAGTAAAGTTCATAAAAAGGTATCGCCGTGTTGTAAAACTCCGAATAAATGCTCGAATGGGGTACCTGTATACTTGGCCACGGAAAAAGTCTGGCGTAGCGTTTGTTGCAATGTTAGTTGCTCTACTAGTTAAAAGCAGAATTCTATCTTGAACAAAACCAACTGTTAATTCCCTGAACCCCATTGGAACTTCTTCGATTGGCTGGAACTCTTGGCCACCATATTTGTAAATCGCGCCACTAATAGCCGATATGATCAACGTACCTGCAAAAGACATTATGCGTAACTCTTGACTGCGGGTGACTTGTTAACTTAAAGAGTTGCTTAATTTTATTGATGTTTGTGACAAACCATTCCTTATTTATATTCATTCGATTTTTTTGTATCTCTAATTGCCGCTGACGTCGGTACGTTAAATTTTGGATCTCCGATATAGACACAAAACCGACAGATTCGATAAACTGTCAAACGTCAGTAGAGATGCTAATATTGTGATCCAAAGAGAATCCGACATAGAAGAAAGCAGCTGAGCGTCAAAAGCTAGAAAATCGATGCTGAGCACAAAGGATCGCAGCATCGCGTCAGCGCTGACATGCTCGCGCGCCTACGAAAAACtaaataataaaattaTTTTTCTAAAGGTCCAAATCGCGGTGGTAAGCACAAAACATGTTTTCCTGAGATCTCCCGATCCCTGTAAAATAATCTACCTATCTCTGTTTATGTACATCCAGGTGTCATTTGAGATTATGTAAGCCCCGGAGACGCAGCTTGCTTTTTGTATCTAATCTTCAAAAATATACTTAAATGCAATGAATATTGCATACAAGACGCTTTGGGCATACCCGCTACATCCCTATGTGTTGCGTGGCAAATTTTGCAGATGGCTATTATTAGCTGTCATGAGGGGGGGTGGGGACATGGGAGGACACAAAATCGTTGATCTTTTCGAGAGTTTGCGCACGGAATTCTTCCGCGGAAAGGAATGTCTCGGATATTCCAAAAAGGAAATGTAAATAATCGAGGGTTTGTTTATGTCCCACAAAATGGCGCTGACGCTGAAGGAATGAAGACAAGCATATCATATTGCGGCTTAACCACCGAGATTGATTTAAGAATGTAGGGTCTGGATTTTAAGGCAAATGTAGTTTTTCACCTGCTAACTCCGGTTAAACCATCCTTTATGTCCCTTGTCGTCCATACGTTACGTGGTCACAAAAATTGGAGAGGAACAGATGTCAAAAGTTGCCTAACTGAAAAATAAATACTGCCCACTTCGTACCTCTCTGCTCTTAGTTCTCATTCACTTTCTGATTTATTTAAACCCACAAGTTTTTTAAATTAATTATCTATTGGAATCAAGGCGTTCAATCAAACGGTGAACCCGAATCTTACTGCTATCAATTATGAAAATATCTACCCTACTATTAACCGGTGCCTCCTGTGCCAACGCCTTTGTTTTGCCTGAAAAGGGATTTAACTTGCTTGATCTTGCCGGTGATTCGCGCCGCAGTGAGGTTAAACAATACACAGATTCTTCGAGGCCAAACTTGAGAGGGGATTCTTCATCTAGTAAGCCCCTAATCAGTTCTCATAAGTTACAAAGTATGATTAACGTAGAAGAATTAAATGAGACCGCTCAATTGCTCTACAAACTTGCAGAAGAATCGGTACCTCTCTATGGTCATCCTACTCGTGTCGTTGGGTCTCCAGGCCATTGGGCAACACTAGATTACATTCAGAAGGAGTTTGATGAACTAGACGAGTACTACGACGTCAGCGTTCAATATTTTAGTTCGTTGATCTCTCAAATTAATTCATACAACTTAACTTACACGAATGGTGATGAGGTGCCATCCGCCGTGCCATTTTCCTTTTCTCCTCCAGTGAAGACTTTCAGAGGTAAATTGCTTCAAATTCCAAACTACGGTTGTGAGGAGAAAGACTATGCTGATCTCGATGTAAGCGCCGAGCAAATCGCTTTGATTGAAAGAGGTGCCTGTTCTTTCTTGACCAAGAGTGACTTGGCTGGTAGATTTGGCTTCAAGGCTGTCATCATGTATGACAATAACCCAGCAGTCCGCGAAGGATTGAAAGGTAGCTTAGGCAGACCAACAGAGGATACTCTTCCAGTTATTGGTGTTTCACACGAGGTCGGTTGCCTGTTGATCCAAGCCATTGAGAAGTATGGTGATTACCCAGTATTTTTCGGAATGAATTCCATCATTAGAGACATTGTCACCAAAAATGTGATTGCTGACACTAAGAGTGGTGACCCAGACAACATTGTTGCATTGGGTGCACACAGTGATTCTGTTGCTGATGGACCTGGTATTAACGATGATGGTTCTGGTACCATTTCATTGTTAACTATTGCAAAGCACTTGAGCAAATTTAGATTGAACAACAAAGTTCGTTTTGCTTGGTGGTCAGCTGAAGAATACGGTTTACTAGGATCTAACTTCTACACTGACAACTTAACCCCAGAAGAAAACCTAAAGATTAGATTATTCATGGACTACGATATGCTTGCCTCCCCCAACTTCGAGTACGAAGTTTACGACGGTAACAACGAAGAAAACCCAGAAGGTTCAGAAGAACTCAAACAATTCTTTATTGATTACTACAACAAGCATAACTTGAAATACAGTTTGATTCCATTTGACGGCAGATCAGACTACGTCGGTTTCATCCAAAATGGTATTCCAGCTGGTGGTGTCGCTACTGGTGCTGAAGCTATTAACCCTGCTAACGGCGAAGCTTTCGACAAATGTTACCACCAACTATGTGACGACACTTCGAACTTGAACTTCGAAGCATGGTTAGTTAACACTAAGTTGATTGCTCATGCCGTTGCTACTTATGCACACTCATTGAAGGGCTTCCCTGAAAGAAGCTCGAATTCTAGTCTACATGTGGCTTCTGCTCGCCATGTTGCAAAATTCCCTTACAGAGGTAACCACCTAATTATGTAAGTGTTTAAAATACTCGTATTATTATCAGGACCTTTCAATTAAAAACTGATCGAGCATTGAAAGTTATTTATGTCTAAACTGAATGAATGAATTTGATCtataataatatttttttaataaatcTACATACAGCTCACTGCAACTTTAACAGTAGATCAAATTTTTACAATTGAGGATCGTTGACAGCATTTCTGAGTTTATTACATTGCTTTTTAGCGTCCATGTTGGTGGGCGCGTGCGTTTCTTTTACCCCAGTTTCCAAAGTTAAACCCACCTCCGTTAAAGCCATACTGTCTTGCAAACGCTTCTCCAAAATTGTTCTTAAAACCTCCCATTCCACCGCCTGACATCATCTCATCGTATTCTTTACGTTTAGAGTCGTCAGCTAGGATATCGTAAGCTTCGTTAATGTCTGACATTTTCGCTTGTACCTTTGCTTGTTCGTCTTTGGGCAGTTTACCTTGTTTATCAGGGTGGTATTTCTTCGTAAGCTGTAAATATGCTCTTCTAATCTGCTTAGGGGAAGCAGACTTATCTACATTGAGTATCTTATAATAATCCTTGTCCGTTTGCTGTACACGGTtctgttgctgctgttgttgttgttggtaATGTTGTTGGTAGCtttgttgctgctgctgttgctgtCGCCGTTGCTTTTGTAAGAAAGACCTTTTCACTAAACGTACGGTGCTCGACACGAAACTATTATCACAAGTGTTAAGTTTGAGTTCATTTATTATCTCTTGCAGCAAATTCCAATGGGGCAATGTATTGGCATTTCTAACCTTCCGTTCAAAAAAAATCAGTTTTTGACTTATAGAGTTTACCAAGTGAGCAGCAAGATGAGGGTATAAACTCATGGTCGCTTTTATAATTTCTTTGATTCCTTCCGGATTTTCAAACTTAGTCATGTATTTGGTAATCCGGGCATGCTCGGTATTGGTTAATACTTCTTTGAGCGCCTTATCACagtaatttgaagaaatAACTTTTGGCTTCATATCTTGAGCAAGGCACAGCATGACATCAAGACCGGTTTGAAATTCTGTTTTCTCATCTAAGTCAACTACAGGCGCAACTTTAGTCCCGGTTAGCGGTCTTTTGCTCAAAAATTGCTTGACAAACTCCTCTGCTGCATTTTGAAATACAGCATAGTTATTCTCAAGCTTCGAGTCTGCGCGTGCACTCACCAAAGGCTTGTCTTTAAGCATGAATTGAGAAATGGATGACCAGTCACGAGACTCGATGGAACAGTATTCCTCAGAATCTGAAAGTACAGCCGGTGGGACATTCACGTTTTTGTTCCACTTGCTCCACAATTTCATCAAACCTCTGCATGGCTTGTAATCCATGTCCATATTCAAGCATTTCTTCAACTGCTGCGCTGGCTGGCTGCTGAGAATAAACCATTTGATCCCCGCACTCTGGTACAGTAAATCTAGTCTTTCACTTAAGGAAAAGGTCGAGCCGTGCTTGTCGAGCAGCACCTGGTAGCTCTCGACAATATTTTGTGCAGAATTCAAATCCATTGACTCGGCAAGCTCATTCAGAAGAACATCTGTGTATTCGATCCGTAGTTGTCGGTTCAGCGGCGAGAGCGCAAGCAGTCTCTGGTACTCTTGACTTGTATCATACCGACCATCACGTGAAGGCTCCGAAAGGAGGCTCATATACGCTTGCTTGTCTTCATCCTCATCCGCGATGTGGTCCCATTGTCCAAGCTTCTTGTACAGCTCTTCCAGCCTTCTCTCGCTCAGCTTCCGAAAACTACTGCACCCGCTAGATACCACCTTCTCGAACAGATCCAATGCTTTAACCTCGTGGCCGACCGACAGCTCCGCAACTCCCGCCTTGTAGTACACCTCGTTCTTGACCCGGTCCCAGCCTTCCCCATTGCATTCACCGATTCTTGTAAGCAAGCCCCTGAATGTCGACACCGATGCCACATCCGCACCCTGCTCGCCAACTAACTTCCTCACACTTTCCAGATCGCATTCAAAGCCTCTGGCACACACAAAACCTGCCACCACCCATAGAATGACCGCCAGTAACATGTTCGCTAGTAGTCTTCTGTTTACCCACCCGCATACCAGCTGTACTCAAGCATTATACGTATAAAGCTATACAGAATGTCCGTGCTTCATGACAAATCTGTCGTGCAAGGTGACGCACGCTACGCGCCGGACGCGTCTAGTACCTGGATTTTCACTCCCTGCTTCAACAAAGCCTTGTTGGCGCAATCGGTAGCGCGTATGACTCTTAATCATAAGGTTACGGGTTCGAGCCCCGTACAGGGCTTTCTTTTTTCACCCGTTAGTTCCCGTCTAAGGATGGAAAAGAGAATTCGCTAAGCATCTAGAAAAGACCCTGCAGGTTGCGGTTCCAGGTGCAGTGCAGCTGTTCGATTCTGCACACTTTATTACACTTTACCCCTTCGAGCATAGGCTCTTAAAGACTTCACATCCACCTCACCAACTGAGTCTCCACACCTCCCCCAACCTGACCTTTCTTATCGGCCTTGGCAAAGATTCATCCTTAGTAATCCTTATCACGCCTTTGTAAACTCATATACCGTATTGAGTAGTCGCTGTGTCAATCATCCTCACGTGGACTAATTACAAAGGTATTCTAAATGTTCGCATACGAAGCCCCACGAAGATCGTAGAGACcattaaaatatatatactactacACTATGTACATCCTTACTATTTCCGGCTCATAACAACTGTCATAACAACTGTCACCACCGTGTTTAAATTCTTGTAACATTACACCTTTTTCTGGCCTTTCTACCCAATCGTAGAGCTAAAAAGTCCAAAATTTTTAAGGTTAGGGGAATGGTGTGTGTCGAATCGAGACGGACAGAAAGTTGATCCTGTTCATTTAATTTATTTCATTCATAAAACTATTACTAGATAGAGAATTTTTGTCATTTAGATAGTACTACCATAAAAAGGGCAAAGTTTTATCAAGTTTCAAAAAGAATAGCTTTCTAAAACAGGATTATAAATACTTTTATCGATTAATTTCGACATTTTTTAAAGCCTAAGTTACAAAGAAGCTTAAtcattaataaaataaaattcaCAAGGTTATTATATGGAGATTACAGAGGCGCTATCATTCTTTCAGCTTGCTTATATAACTTTTGAAAGTGTATTGGAGGTCGTGATCGTCTCTCTCGCAGGGTTTTGGTGCGCTTATTCCGGGCTACTACCAAAACAAGGGCAGAAAGTCATTTCATTGTTGAATATGGATGTCTTCACCCCCTGTTTGATCTTCAGCAAGCTTGCCAAATCGCTCTCAATTGCTAAAATCTTTGAGATTGCCATTATTCCTCTATTCTTTGCAGTGACGACGGGTATATCGTTTTGTGCAGGAAGAGTAATGGCTTATTTGATGCACCTTGATACAGATGAGACGAATTTCGTAGTAGCGAATTCTGTTTTTGGGAATAGCAATTCGTTGCCGGTTTCTTTGACGCTTTCTCTAGCATATACGCTTCCGGGATTGGAATGGGACCAAGTTAAGGGCGATACGAAAGACTCAATTGCCTCTAGGGGTATTTTATACCTGCTAATTTTCCAGCAGCTTGGCCAGGCACTTAGATGGACATGGGGATATAAGAAGTTGTTAAGATGGTCGGGTGAGACAGATGATATGTCTCGCGTTGGACTTCTGGAGTCGCAGGCTTCGATTGCTAATACTGATGAAAACGACCGCACCGCTGTTTCCGACGATGAATGCTTGCGGAGCCGCACGCCTGGCTACTCGATCACCACAGCTTCGCTGAATATGTTGAAGGACTCGGTTTCTTGTAGTGTGTCGAAGTTCAGGTCTTTTATGAACCCACCGCTCTACTCCATGTTAGTTTCTGTGATAGTTGCTTCGATACATCCACTACAGCACGAAATATTCCATAGTAACGGATTTATTAACAACACATTTGCGGAAGCCGTGGATGAACTAGGTGCTTTGTCGGTGCCGCTTATTTTACTTGTCTTAGGCTCCAACTTGTGTATCTCAAACGAGCCAATGGCAAAGTCACATAACTACAAAAAGATGGTGTTTGCATCTATAGTGGGACGTATGATCTTGCCATCATGTGCTCTTCTACCACTAATAGCGCTCTGCGTGAAATTTATAAAGGTCAGCATATTGGATGATCCAATCTTCCTAATTGTTGGGTTCATATTGACCGTGTCCCCACCAGCCATTCAGCTAACGCAAATCACGCAGTTAAATGAATTCTTTGAATCGGAAATGTCTGGAGTCTTGTTTTGGGGGTATGTAATTTTATCATTGCCAGTGAGTATTACCGTTGTTTCCGCGGCGATATATGTGCTAAGATGGGCAGAACAAACAACTTAATAGACAAAGCCTTTATCGCACGTCCTCCTAATTACGTATATTGTGGTTCTATTGATCAAATAAAATAATAGAGTTCATTTTTATACAAAGCTATAGATATAACTAGTTATTTTAAGGAATCAGGCAGTGAATTCAGGAATCTCGAATAGCGAGACCTATTTGGTTGTTGATTGTTCATTTCAAGTTCCAATATTGACAATCACTATGAAATTCATTGAGAACTTACGGAAAAAAGTAGTTATACTACAAAGGACTAGGCATCTACCCAAGAGCCAAACCATCCCAATGCAGGTTAAAGCTTGATGCTAACGTCGAATGTGAACAGTAGTCATATATATAGGCGGGTATTCATATATAACATAAAGCACGTGACTACATTTAGTCAATCATGTAATTGCAACCATGAAGATAGCCCTTCAATCTGAAGAGCAAACAACTGAGCAAAGTTGCAGCATTATGGTAAGAACCACAGTAGATAACAAACTTGACTTGTAACTGTGGTTTAAATCATGTCTTTTCTAGCATGCTGTCTTACATACATAGATGTTTTATGTATCTGACAATGCATATAAATAAGATCGCGTGATCAGATCTGAAGATAAGATGACCTTCAATTCAGATATATTCAACAATCGGTTGTGTGGCCGAGCGGTCTAAGGCGCCTGATTCAAGCGTATAGCTTACAGCTGTTACAGTTGAACACTCAGGTATCGTAAGATGCAAGAGTTCGAATCTCTTCGCAACCATTATTTTTTTCTCGCGTTGAAAAAATAAAACGCGTAAAATaatttattaaataaaAATTGATACTTCTCATGTAGCGTGATGAACACTCTTCTCTTGAAGTAACAAAGCTTACTATATTGATTACTGGTCTGTAATGTACATTAAGAAAGTTATTATAAGTGGGTTTAAAACttataaaaataaaaccGAGATAGATAACTTTTCTCCTCATCATAATGTGGTTATAGGCTTTAATGGTTCAGGTAAATCGAACTTCTTTGCAGCCATAAGATTTGTTCTTAGCGATGATTATACAAATTTGAAAAGGGAGGAGAGACGTTCATTGATTTACCAAGGTACCTCATCTGTTATGTCCGGTTATGTGGAGATTATATTCCAAGACTTCGAAAATAGAACATTGCTAGGGCCAGGGGCCCAAGGCAGAGACGACATAATTCGTATCAGAAGGACAGTTGGGTTGAAAAAGGATGAGTATATGATTAATAACAAAAACGCTGGTAGAAGTGATGTGCAGAGATTACTGGAATCTGCAGGATTTTCTACTTCTAATCCGTATAACATTGTCCCCCAAGGACGCATTGTTTCATTAACAAACGCAGAGGATAGCGAAAGACTGCAGCTTTTGGAGGAAGTTGTTGGTGCAAAATCTTTTGAAAGAAAATTGAAGGACTCGTTACAGAAGATGGTGACAACGGAGAAGAATCGAGAGAAGATTAAGGTTGAGCTGCAAGAGGTTGAAGATAAGTTAAATGAATTAGACGAGGAACGCAGAGAACTGGAGAAATATAATGGACTCGATAGATCGAGGAAGATGCTGCAGTATGCGTTGCACGATCGTGAGCTGAATGAGGTCACAGCTTCGATTGAAAAATTAGAAGGCGATTACGATAATACTTTGGTTCAGTCTGAACAGTATATCGATGAGCTTGATAAAAGGGAAGCACTGATCAATAATCTGGGGAAAAATATGCACGAGATTGTTTCCGAACTGAAGATGAAGGAGTCTACTGACTTGCAACAGGAGAGGGAAGCGGGTAGAGATGTGGCAAAAGCACTTGCAGACGTTCTTGTCCGCTACGAAGAGCTGCAATCTCAAAGAGCTGCCATTACAGAGCAGTCAGAGACTACAAAAGATACCTTAAAAAAGCTCAGACTGCAGATCACTAGCAAGGAAGAGCAGCTGAAGAAGGTACTTCCTAGATTTGATGAGCTAACGAACTCCGAGATGGAGTTAAAATCAAGACTCAGGACAATGCAACAAAGGCAAAGAGATATGATTTCAAAGAGAGGAAATTACGCTAAGTTCAAAACGAAAGAGGAACGGGACTATTGGATCAGCAAAGAAATAGCGACTCTCGAGGTGGAGAAGGAGGCTTTAAATACTTCACAGACGGCCTTTAGCCAGGAACGAGAGCAATTACAGTCAGAGTTAGCTGTAGTAGATCAGCAGATAGAAGAATTAAATGATAGTATTTGCGGACCAGGTATTACTGCAGAGTTGGCAGACCTTCAGAAGCAAATAATGGATTTGAAGAAAGAGCATCTGTCAAAGATCGATGAACGTAAACAGTTATGGAGAGCGGAGCAAAAGGCGCAGTCCATTTCAGAAGCATTGGTTGAAGAT
The Eremothecium sinecaudum strain ATCC 58844 chromosome II, complete sequence DNA segment above includes these coding regions:
- the JEM1 gene encoding Jem1p (Syntenic homolog of Ashbya gossypii ADR124C; Syntenic homolog of Saccharomyces cerevisiae YJL073W (JEM1)), with protein sequence MLLAVILWVVAGFVCARGFECDLESVRKLVGEQGADVASVSTFRGLLTRIGECNGEGWDRVKNEVYYKAGVAELSVGHEVKALDLFEKVVSSGCSSFRKLSERRLEELYKKLGQWDHIADEDEDKQAYMSLLSEPSRDGRYDTSQEYQRLLALSPLNRQLRIEYTDVLLNELAESMDLNSAQNIVESYQVLLDKHGSTFSLSERLDLLYQSAGIKWFILSSQPAQQLKKCLNMDMDYKPCRGLMKLWSKWNKNVNVPPAVLSDSEEYCSIESRDWSSISQFMLKDKPLVSARADSKLENNYAVFQNAAEEFVKQFLSKRPLTGTKVAPVVDLDEKTEFQTGLDVMLCLAQDMKPKVISSNYCDKALKEVLTNTEHARITKYMTKFENPEGIKEIIKATMSLYPHLAAHLVNSISQKLIFFERKVRNANTLPHWNLLQEIINELKLNTCDNSFVSSTVRLVKRSFLQKQRRQQQQQQQSYQQHYQQQQQQQQNRVQQTDKDYYKILNVDKSASPKQIRRAYLQLTKKYHPDKQGKLPKDEQAKVQAKMSDINEAYDILADDSKRKEYDEMMSGGGMGGFKNNFGEAFARQYGFNGGGFNFGNWGKRNARAHQHGR
- a CDS encoding HBR415Cp (Syntenic homolog of Ashbya gossypii ADR122C; Non-syntenic homolog of Saccharomyces cerevisiae YAL018C): MSFAGTLIISAISGAIYKYGGQEFQPIEEVPMGFRELTVGFVQDRILLLTSRATNIATNATPDFFRGQVYRYPIRAFIRSFTTRRYLFMNFTTFLFYIVSYLLITVVYFLTIFPIYLGLSVILGPAGIAIAWVHMLLHTNNLTMMVLRMTQVSRYSLRNALKINGNIEVLEDPPVPVKLFYPVDTPYFWMNHFPWKTVEYTAGATVMGILLLISAIPVIGPVLFNILIAPFVTRIYLAKYLRLKGFNNLQREERFYDNFGQYLAFGLVASCLEIVPILAGVTFATNNVAIALWDPEKEPSFLEENEEDEEEDMSIEEDEDDDELEEEDDDEMDDEDMEDDDDNDIESDLMKHEYPMDDRP
- the APE3 gene encoding aminopeptidase Y (Syntenic homolog of Ashbya gossypii ADR123W; Syntenic homolog of Saccharomyces cerevisiae YBR286W (APE3)) encodes the protein MKISTLLLTGASCANAFVLPEKGFNLLDLAGDSRRSEVKQYTDSSRPNLRGDSSSSKPLISSHKLQSMINVEELNETAQLLYKLAEESVPLYGHPTRVVGSPGHWATLDYIQKEFDELDEYYDVSVQYFSSLISQINSYNLTYTNGDEVPSAVPFSFSPPVKTFRGKLLQIPNYGCEEKDYADLDVSAEQIALIERGACSFLTKSDLAGRFGFKAVIMYDNNPAVREGLKGSLGRPTEDTLPVIGVSHEVGCLLIQAIEKYGDYPVFFGMNSIIRDIVTKNVIADTKSGDPDNIVALGAHSDSVADGPGINDDGSGTISLLTIAKHLSKFRLNNKVRFAWWSAEEYGLLGSNFYTDNLTPEENLKIRLFMDYDMLASPNFEYEVYDGNNEENPEGSEELKQFFIDYYNKHNLKYSLIPFDGRSDYVGFIQNGIPAGGVATGAEAINPANGEAFDKCYHQLCDDTSNLNFEAWLVNTKLIAHAVATYAHSLKGFPERSSNSSLHVASARHVAKFPYRGNHLIM
- a CDS encoding uncharacterized protein (Syntenic homolog of Ashbya gossypii AFR126W; Non-syntenic homolog of Saccharomyces cerevisiae YBR287W), producing the protein MEITEALSFFQLAYITFESVLEVVIVSLAGFWCAYSGLLPKQGQKVISLLNMDVFTPCLIFSKLAKSLSIAKIFEIAIIPLFFAVTTGISFCAGRVMAYLMHLDTDETNFVVANSVFGNSNSLPVSLTLSLAYTLPGLEWDQVKGDTKDSIASRGILYLLIFQQLGQALRWTWGYKKLLRWSGETDDMSRVGLLESQASIANTDENDRTAVSDDECLRSRTPGYSITTASLNMLKDSVSCSVSKFRSFMNPPLYSMLVSVIVASIHPLQHEIFHSNGFINNTFAEAVDELGALSVPLILLVLGSNLCISNEPMAKSHNYKKMVFASIVGRMILPSCALLPLIALCVKFIKVSILDDPIFLIVGFILTVSPPAIQLTQITQLNEFFESEMSGVLFWGYVILSLPVSITVVSAAIYVLRWAEQTT